The following are from one region of the Actinoplanes sp. L3-i22 genome:
- the flgK gene encoding flagellar hook-associated protein FlgK — MGSTFSGLNTALTSLYAQRRGLEVTGQNIANANTEGYTRQRVTMQSQNANLVPGVYATTTAVGNGVAVSSVDRLRNAALDQRSYTEHANSAYHNARAGAYNQIEDVFAEPSDTALQARMADMWDGWNAITTNPDQLAGKSAVIEQATTVASTLNDAAASLNNQYKAARTGLDTYVNDVNKAADSVAKLNNQIVVATQAGLQANELQDQRAQQILKLSELTGASATELPNGSINVFVGSAPLVSGFSTRQIEIESGGATRLEDLNTSEVNLRWADTKAAVAAGGSMGASMELLAKGGTLDTVTQRLNTVASKLADSVNKAYSAGYATDGTTGQPFFVRTDNDSTSNVTASQIKVAVTDPAKLQISSGDPTGTPKVLDGNVADQISDLADSKTDADAEYQSMIGELGVSAQSAIRRRDVQNAVTDQVDASRDAESGVNLDEEMTNLLTYQRGYEAASRVLTTVDSMLDQLINRTGMVGR; from the coding sequence ATGGGCAGCACTTTCAGTGGACTCAACACCGCCCTGACCTCCCTGTACGCGCAGCGGCGCGGCCTGGAGGTCACCGGCCAGAACATCGCGAACGCGAACACCGAGGGGTACACCCGGCAGCGCGTCACGATGCAGTCGCAGAACGCCAACCTGGTGCCCGGCGTGTACGCCACCACCACGGCGGTCGGCAACGGCGTCGCTGTCTCCTCGGTGGACCGCCTCCGCAACGCGGCACTGGACCAGCGCAGTTACACCGAGCACGCGAACTCGGCGTACCACAACGCGCGGGCCGGGGCCTACAACCAGATCGAGGACGTGTTCGCGGAACCCAGCGACACCGCGCTGCAGGCCCGCATGGCGGACATGTGGGACGGGTGGAACGCGATCACCACCAACCCCGACCAGCTGGCCGGCAAGTCCGCGGTGATCGAGCAGGCCACCACGGTCGCCTCCACGCTGAACGACGCCGCCGCGTCGCTGAACAACCAGTACAAGGCGGCCCGGACCGGCCTGGACACCTACGTGAACGACGTCAACAAGGCGGCCGACTCGGTGGCCAAGCTGAACAACCAGATCGTCGTCGCCACCCAGGCCGGGCTGCAGGCCAATGAGCTGCAGGACCAGCGGGCCCAGCAGATCCTCAAGCTGTCCGAGCTGACCGGGGCGAGCGCGACCGAGCTGCCGAACGGCTCGATCAACGTCTTCGTCGGCAGCGCGCCGCTGGTCAGCGGGTTCAGCACGCGCCAGATCGAGATCGAGTCGGGCGGCGCCACCCGGCTGGAGGACCTGAACACCAGCGAGGTCAACCTGCGCTGGGCGGACACCAAGGCCGCGGTCGCGGCCGGCGGCAGCATGGGCGCCTCGATGGAGCTGCTCGCCAAGGGCGGCACGCTGGACACCGTCACCCAGCGGCTGAACACGGTCGCGAGCAAGCTCGCCGACTCCGTCAACAAGGCCTACAGCGCCGGCTACGCCACCGACGGGACCACCGGCCAGCCGTTCTTCGTGCGCACCGACAACGACTCGACCAGCAACGTCACCGCCTCGCAGATCAAGGTGGCGGTCACCGATCCGGCCAAGTTGCAGATCTCCAGCGGCGACCCGACCGGCACCCCGAAGGTCCTGGACGGCAACGTCGCCGACCAGATCTCCGACCTGGCCGACTCGAAGACCGACGCGGACGCCGAGTACCAGTCGATGATCGGCGAGCTGGGCGTCTCGGCGCAGTCCGCGATCCGTCGCCGGGACGTGCAGAACGCGGTGACCGACCAGGTGGACGCGTCCCGGGACGCGGAGTCCGGGGTCAACCTCGACGAGGAGATGACCAACCTGCTCACGTACCAGCGGGGGTACGAGGCGGCCAGCCGCGTGCTCACCACCGTCGACTCGATGCTTGACCAGTTGATCAACCGCACCGGCATGGTCGGTAGGTAA
- a CDS encoding flagellar protein FlgN, which translates to MSLTDLASVLWRSRELLEMLLFKLEEEQLLLAANRSRWLSHATREVEVVLDQIRQTEVIRAAYAQEVAAELGLNPEASLGELADAAPDPWSDLLHQHRKAFLLLTSEIRALADVNRELLTAGQRAARETMLVFAETVETYGPQGQTVTGGARRPTLVDEAI; encoded by the coding sequence GTGAGCCTGACCGACCTGGCCAGTGTCCTGTGGCGCTCTCGCGAGCTGCTGGAGATGCTGCTGTTCAAGCTGGAGGAGGAGCAGTTGCTGCTCGCGGCCAATCGGTCGCGCTGGCTCAGCCACGCCACCCGGGAGGTGGAGGTGGTGCTGGATCAGATCCGGCAGACCGAGGTCATCCGTGCCGCGTACGCCCAGGAGGTCGCCGCCGAGCTCGGCCTCAACCCGGAAGCGTCGCTCGGCGAGCTCGCCGACGCCGCACCTGATCCCTGGTCGGACCTGTTGCACCAGCACCGCAAGGCATTCCTGCTCCTGACGTCGGAGATCCGGGCCCTGGCCGACGTCAACCGCGAACTGCTCACCGCGGGGCAGCGGGCGGCTCGCGAAACCATGCTCGTGTTTGCCGAGACTGTGGAAACGTACGGGCCGCAGGGCCAGACCGTCACCGGCGGCGCTCGCCGCCCCACGCTCGTTGATGAGGCGATCTGA
- a CDS encoding flagellin: MGLRINQNIAAQNAYRNLSVTDGQMQKSLEKLSSGFRINRAADDAAGLSISEGLRAQTGGLKVAVRNAQDAISVVQTAEGALNETTSMLQRMRDLSVQANNASLDDDAKKAAGAEFNQLSAEIDRVSDTTAFGKSKLLDGSFGMAAEQKGTAIPGTAATATTPAVAAVPATSGAISISTINGQLTKDSTGAAAPINVADVALTDSKGNALSPQEAAAKINNAISSAMKDAGYGDTTIEVSAEVDKTSGALTFNLNGTSGFTTDSTGNLGITAGASTAKAGATPGAFQIGANSGETLSVGIGAINSKGLGLNGLDLTRAADPVAGTKSGAAEAMDALDTAIQSVSDTRAKLGAHQNRFEHTINNLNVSVENLSASESRIRDTDMAQEMVSFTRNQILTQAGTSMLSQANQSAQNVLSLLR, translated from the coding sequence ATGGGTCTTCGCATCAACCAGAACATCGCCGCCCAGAACGCGTACCGGAACCTGTCGGTGACCGACGGCCAGATGCAGAAGTCGCTGGAGAAGTTGTCCAGTGGTTTCCGGATCAACCGGGCCGCCGACGACGCGGCCGGCCTCTCGATCTCCGAGGGCCTGCGCGCGCAGACCGGTGGCCTCAAGGTCGCGGTCCGGAACGCGCAGGACGCGATCAGCGTCGTGCAGACCGCTGAGGGTGCGCTCAACGAGACCACGAGCATGCTGCAGCGCATGCGCGACCTGTCGGTGCAGGCCAACAACGCGTCGCTCGACGACGACGCGAAGAAGGCCGCCGGGGCCGAGTTCAACCAGCTCTCGGCCGAGATCGACCGGGTCAGCGACACCACCGCGTTCGGTAAGTCGAAGCTGCTCGACGGCTCCTTCGGGATGGCCGCGGAGCAGAAGGGCACGGCCATCCCGGGCACCGCGGCGACCGCGACCACGCCGGCCGTCGCGGCGGTGCCGGCCACCTCCGGTGCCATCTCGATCAGCACGATCAACGGCCAGCTGACCAAGGACTCCACCGGCGCGGCGGCACCGATCAACGTCGCGGACGTCGCCCTCACCGACAGCAAGGGCAACGCGCTCAGCCCGCAGGAGGCGGCCGCCAAGATCAACAACGCCATCTCCAGCGCCATGAAGGACGCCGGCTACGGCGACACCACGATCGAGGTGTCCGCCGAGGTGGACAAGACCAGCGGTGCGCTCACGTTCAACCTGAACGGCACCTCCGGCTTCACCACCGACTCCACCGGCAACCTGGGCATCACCGCCGGCGCCTCGACCGCGAAGGCCGGCGCCACGCCGGGCGCCTTCCAGATCGGTGCGAACTCGGGCGAGACCCTGAGCGTCGGCATCGGCGCCATCAACTCGAAGGGCCTCGGCCTCAACGGCCTGGACCTGACCCGGGCGGCCGACCCGGTGGCCGGCACCAAGTCCGGCGCCGCCGAGGCGATGGACGCGCTGGACACCGCGATCCAGTCGGTCTCCGACACCCGGGCCAAGCTGGGTGCGCACCAGAACCGCTTCGAGCACACCATCAACAACCTCAACGTGTCGGTCGAGAACCTGTCCGCGTCGGAGTCCCGGATCCGGGACACCGACATGGCGCAGGAGATGGTGTCCTTCACCCGGAACCAGATCCTCACCCAGGCCGGCACCTCGATGCTGTCG